In one window of Chryseobacterium sp. JV274 DNA:
- a CDS encoding ABC transporter permease — MEIKEENIINIHNFLPHREPMLMADYILELTKEKVVTSFEIKEDNVFVHNNEFVEAGLIENLAQTCSSILGQSFFENPEADTKVIGFITNIKKIEVFALPKVNDKIISKASLISQFENICHIFCETFYNDELLIRAEINLFIQEVKS, encoded by the coding sequence ATGGAAATAAAGGAAGAGAATATCATCAATATACACAACTTTTTACCGCATCGTGAACCGATGCTTATGGCAGACTATATTCTGGAACTGACCAAAGAAAAAGTAGTGACTTCCTTTGAAATAAAAGAAGACAATGTCTTTGTTCACAACAATGAGTTCGTGGAAGCCGGATTAATTGAGAATCTGGCACAAACCTGTTCATCAATTCTTGGACAAAGCTTCTTTGAAAATCCTGAAGCAGATACTAAAGTAATCGGATTCATTACCAATATCAAGAAGATTGAAGTTTTTGCCCTTCCAAAAGTGAATGACAAAATCATTTCCAAGGCATCTCTTATTTCACAGTTTGAAAACATCTGCCACATCTTCTGTGAAACATTTTATAATGACGAATTATTGATCAGAGCAGAAATCAACCTGTTTATTCAGGAGGTAAAATCGTAA
- a CDS encoding ABC transporter permease, with protein MLLYKLWRSFIKEILLLKRDIGGIVIIFVMPLLLIVTITLIQDSTFKNLEGSKIPIIFIDQDKSEVSKNIKAELENSKTFQLLTNFNEKSAQNAVFSGDYQMAIVIPENLTKDLNSNIDSKVQTIVSSFGLEGDSAKVKTAAPKTKEIHLYFDPATNAGFKNSVMNSVNKMVFEIENKKIYKAFQDQLGTTENLDENKNLISFKEITPKKGEMDVMPNSVQHNVPAWTLFAIFFIVVPLSINLVKEKSQGTSVRARISPTPYFVHILGKTFTYLIICIIQFLLMVAVGIYLFPYMDLPAFDVSGKMFQLVIVTLFAGLAAIGFGVLLGTIADTQEQSAPFGATSVVVLAAIGGIWVPVFLMPEFMQTVAKFSPMNWGLNAYYDIILRNSGIGEIAKELAFLLLFYIATVAISIFYERKLQNI; from the coding sequence ATGTTGTTGTATAAATTGTGGAGAAGCTTCATTAAGGAAATCCTTCTGCTGAAAAGAGATATCGGAGGGATTGTCATCATCTTTGTGATGCCATTACTTTTGATTGTAACCATTACCCTTATCCAGGATTCTACCTTTAAAAACCTTGAAGGATCAAAGATTCCGATCATTTTTATTGATCAGGATAAATCTGAAGTTTCAAAAAATATAAAAGCTGAGCTGGAAAACAGCAAAACATTCCAGCTGCTGACCAATTTCAATGAAAAGTCTGCTCAGAATGCTGTTTTTTCCGGAGATTATCAGATGGCGATCGTCATTCCTGAAAATTTAACGAAAGATTTAAATTCAAATATTGATTCAAAAGTTCAGACCATTGTAAGTTCTTTCGGACTGGAAGGAGATTCTGCAAAAGTAAAAACAGCTGCCCCAAAGACCAAAGAAATTCATTTGTACTTTGACCCTGCTACCAATGCAGGATTCAAAAACTCAGTGATGAATTCTGTCAACAAAATGGTTTTTGAGATTGAAAATAAAAAGATTTACAAAGCATTTCAGGATCAGCTGGGAACCACGGAAAATCTTGACGAAAATAAAAACCTGATCAGTTTTAAAGAAATAACTCCCAAGAAAGGAGAAATGGACGTAATGCCGAATTCTGTTCAGCACAACGTTCCTGCATGGACTCTTTTTGCAATATTCTTTATTGTAGTTCCTTTATCCATCAATCTGGTTAAAGAAAAAAGTCAGGGAACAAGTGTAAGAGCGAGAATAAGCCCTACTCCATATTTTGTACATATTTTAGGTAAAACATTTACCTATCTTATCATCTGTATCATTCAGTTTTTACTGATGGTTGCAGTAGGAATTTATCTTTTCCCTTATATGGATCTTCCTGCATTTGATGTATCCGGAAAAATGTTCCAGCTTGTCATAGTAACGCTGTTTGCGGGACTGGCAGCTATTGGGTTTGGCGTTTTACTGGGTACTATTGCCGATACACAAGAGCAGTCTGCCCCATTCGGAGCGACATCTGTAGTAGTTTTGGCTGCTATCGGAGGAATCTGGGTTCCTGTATTTTTAATGCCGGAATTCATGCAGACCGTTGCTAAATTTTCTCCCATGAACTGGGGACTGAATGCTTACTATGATATTATTTTAAGAAACAGCGGAATTGGAGAAATAGCTAAAGAATTAGCATTCTTATTATTATTTTATATTGCCACCGTAGCTATTTCCATTTTTTACGAAAGAAAACTCCAAAATATTTAA
- a CDS encoding beta-ketoacyl synthase N-terminal-like domain-containing protein, producing the protein MRKEIYITDYNCVTPLGFNVDSNWNALLEGKSGVALHKIIDNQDAFYASMIDSEKLNEEFNRFFAQNTINFTRLEKMLLLSLLPLVEKHTVSKDTAFLLSTTKGNISLLKNQSELPEGVYLSKLAQKIADFFGFKTKPIIVSNACVSGVMAISVAKNMIQAGKYKDAFVIAGDELSEFVISGFNSFQAIGSGPCKPYDKNRNGINIGEAAAAVYITSNPSQNEKFRFKVLGDSAINDANHISGPSRTGDGLYASISNAMDEAKVSPEHIDFISAHGTATLYNDEMEAIAFNRMELQNVPLNSMKGYYGHCLGASGLLESIISMESALHRTLLPSKNFEEMGVTQPLNIIKENQSAEIKYILKTASGFGGCNAAVVLEKC; encoded by the coding sequence ATGAGGAAAGAAATTTATATCACAGACTATAATTGTGTAACTCCTTTAGGCTTCAATGTGGATTCCAACTGGAACGCTCTTTTGGAAGGAAAATCAGGAGTTGCTTTACATAAAATCATAGACAATCAGGATGCTTTTTATGCTTCCATGATTGATTCTGAAAAACTGAATGAAGAATTCAACAGATTCTTTGCTCAGAATACCATCAATTTCACAAGACTTGAAAAAATGCTTCTTTTAAGCCTGCTTCCTCTTGTTGAAAAACATACTGTATCAAAGGACACTGCCTTTCTTCTGTCTACCACAAAAGGGAATATCAGCCTGTTAAAAAACCAGTCTGAATTACCTGAAGGCGTTTATTTATCAAAATTAGCGCAGAAAATAGCAGATTTTTTTGGATTTAAAACAAAACCAATCATTGTTTCCAACGCCTGTGTTTCAGGGGTAATGGCAATTTCTGTTGCAAAGAATATGATTCAGGCAGGAAAGTATAAAGATGCCTTTGTCATTGCTGGGGATGAGCTTTCTGAGTTTGTTATTTCAGGATTCAACTCATTCCAGGCTATAGGATCGGGACCTTGTAAGCCTTATGATAAAAACAGAAACGGAATCAATATTGGTGAAGCTGCAGCTGCAGTTTATATAACCAGCAATCCTTCACAAAACGAAAAATTCAGATTTAAAGTTCTGGGAGATTCCGCAATCAATGATGCCAACCATATTTCCGGACCTTCAAGAACCGGGGACGGTTTGTATGCCAGTATCAGCAATGCTATGGATGAAGCGAAGGTTTCTCCGGAACACATCGATTTTATTTCTGCCCACGGAACGGCAACTTTATATAACGACGAAATGGAAGCTATTGCCTTCAACAGAATGGAACTTCAGAATGTTCCTCTCAACAGTATGAAAGGATATTACGGACATTGTTTGGGTGCATCAGGGCTTCTTGAGAGTATTATCTCTATGGAAAGTGCTCTTCACAGGACTTTACTTCCCTCAAAGAATTTTGAAGAAATGGGAGTAACCCAGCCTTTGAATATCATCAAAGAAAATCAATCTGCAGAAATTAAATATATTCTAAAGACAGCTTCTGGTTTTGGAGGGTGTAATGCGGCTGTTGTACTGGAAAAATGTTAA
- a CDS encoding MMPL family transporter — protein MHRFFIFLYYLISRNKILSVLTALGIAVLCLFFASKINFEEDINQIIPKNEKSDLTAKVLKQLNFSDKIIVIIENKSGEDSFQLSETADTFLQKIEPLQKYIGSVQGKVNDNEISETFDFVSQNLPLFLNENDYREIDRKLQKDSIAKQVENNYISLVSPTSLVTKEFIKKDPLGLTFLGIKKLNALNISKDFKLEDSYIVTKDGKNLLLFIDPKNKSNDTKANEVFVDQLNSIKDGLNKQFKGKTETSYFGSPVIAVANAKQIKKDIQNTVVISMTVLLVLLIYYFRNFFTPIIVFLPTVFSVLLALLVLYFIKDRISAISLSVGAILIGITIDYALHILTHYKHNNNIEELYKEITQPIILSSATTAVSFLCLVFVRSEALKDLGIFAAITVILSSVSALIIVPQLYKPKEKGENHNTNFIDKIGSYPYEKNKPLIIGCSIIILACLFGFRHVGFNEDIGDLNYIPKDLKISEAKLQKLSDITSKSIYTISYGNSEEEALTRNSELSSFLEKEKKEGKILSYNSIGNIILSEKDQQKKIEKWNSFWNDSKKNQTISELVSNGNKFGFNGSAFDSFNEALHKNYTALNLKDYEKVKALQISEFMSSENGFYTVSNVVKVDEKKRDAFIKDIEKKHDALAIDRQQMNENFLGLLKRDFNTLINYSLLAIVLTIIVFFRNLELTILTMFPIVLTGVVTAGILYFLGLELNIFSTVVCTLVFGVGDDFSIFLTQAMQKEHTTGKNELPTYRTSIILAVFTTILSIGSLIFAKHPALHSLALVALIGMFSVIIITSTLYPFWFRLFITNRAKKGLSPITLRLFLRAIFSFLYYGLGGLIFSAFGSLFIKNSKGRTLDIIKLILAKFLTSVLYLTPFVKKRVIKNPSEDFSKPAVIIANHTSFLDTLAIAMATHKIIYLVNDWVYESPVFGKLVKALGFYPVSQGIENGMDKLKEKIAQGYSLVVFPEAERSYTNDVKRFHKGAFYLAEQFGLDVLPLYIHGNSEVLPKGDFIIYDGSITVKVGNRISKDDMSFGKNYSERTKKINAYFREEFATLREEIEDENYFKKKLFLSYLYKDSEVVNEVKEDFNTKKSVYFELNKHISNEANILHMADDFGQKDVLLTLYQASRRIFSLIQSDEKRAIAAHSYLVKRRKIQYIKDLSEVSKKIDVLLISHDHFSFNEIQVLPETIIFVDTKNASFENDNYTLEFSSESLKVFKTK, from the coding sequence ATGCATCGTTTTTTTATATTTTTATATTATCTGATTTCCAGAAATAAAATCCTATCTGTACTTACAGCCTTAGGAATTGCTGTTTTATGCTTATTTTTTGCATCAAAGATCAATTTTGAGGAAGATATCAATCAGATCATTCCTAAAAATGAAAAATCTGATCTTACAGCAAAAGTTCTTAAGCAGCTTAATTTTTCGGATAAAATTATTGTTATTATAGAGAATAAATCTGGTGAAGACAGCTTCCAGCTTTCCGAAACGGCAGATACTTTTTTGCAGAAGATAGAGCCTTTACAAAAGTATATAGGTTCTGTTCAGGGCAAAGTGAATGATAATGAGATTTCGGAAACATTTGATTTCGTAAGCCAAAACTTACCCTTATTTCTTAATGAAAATGATTACAGGGAAATAGACCGCAAACTTCAGAAAGACAGCATTGCCAAGCAGGTAGAGAATAATTATATATCACTGGTTTCCCCAACAAGTCTTGTTACTAAGGAATTTATAAAAAAAGATCCTCTAGGACTTACTTTTTTAGGAATTAAAAAATTAAATGCCTTAAACATCAGCAAAGATTTCAAGCTTGAAGACAGTTATATTGTCACCAAAGACGGCAAAAACCTGTTACTTTTTATTGATCCAAAGAATAAAAGTAATGACACGAAAGCCAATGAAGTTTTTGTAGACCAGCTCAACTCAATAAAAGATGGTCTTAATAAACAGTTCAAGGGAAAAACAGAAACCAGTTATTTTGGTTCTCCGGTGATTGCTGTGGCGAATGCTAAACAGATCAAAAAAGACATTCAGAATACAGTAGTTATTTCTATGACAGTACTTCTGGTTCTTCTGATCTATTATTTCAGGAATTTCTTTACGCCTATCATTGTCTTTTTACCAACAGTATTCTCTGTACTTCTAGCCTTACTTGTTCTTTATTTTATTAAAGACAGAATTTCAGCCATTTCATTAAGTGTAGGAGCTATTCTGATCGGAATTACAATAGATTACGCCCTGCATATTCTTACCCATTACAAGCACAACAATAATATTGAAGAGCTTTATAAAGAAATCACCCAGCCTATTATATTGAGCAGCGCGACGACAGCTGTCTCATTCCTGTGTCTGGTTTTTGTACGCTCTGAAGCTTTGAAAGACCTGGGGATTTTCGCTGCTATCACCGTCATTCTCTCTTCAGTTTCAGCATTGATTATCGTTCCTCAGCTGTATAAACCCAAAGAAAAAGGAGAAAACCATAACACGAATTTCATCGACAAGATAGGATCTTATCCTTATGAGAAAAACAAACCTTTGATTATAGGGTGTTCTATCATCATTCTTGCCTGCCTTTTCGGATTCAGGCATGTAGGTTTTAATGAAGATATTGGTGATCTTAATTATATTCCAAAAGATCTGAAAATCAGTGAAGCCAAATTACAGAAGCTCTCGGATATTACTTCAAAATCTATTTATACGATCTCTTATGGAAATTCTGAAGAGGAGGCATTAACCCGTAATTCTGAGTTAAGCAGCTTCCTTGAAAAAGAGAAAAAAGAAGGTAAGATATTAAGTTACAATTCTATCGGAAATATTATTCTTTCAGAAAAAGACCAGCAAAAAAAGATTGAGAAATGGAACAGCTTCTGGAATGATTCTAAGAAAAATCAGACTATTTCTGAACTGGTCAGTAATGGAAACAAATTTGGGTTCAATGGTTCAGCTTTTGACAGCTTCAATGAAGCTCTGCATAAAAATTATACTGCATTAAACCTGAAAGACTATGAAAAGGTAAAGGCCCTTCAGATCTCAGAATTCATGAGCAGCGAAAATGGTTTTTACACCGTTTCCAATGTAGTAAAAGTGGATGAAAAGAAAAGAGATGCTTTCATTAAAGATATTGAAAAGAAACATGATGCTCTTGCGATTGACCGCCAGCAGATGAACGAAAATTTCCTCGGCTTGCTGAAGAGAGACTTCAATACGCTGATCAATTATTCTCTTTTAGCAATTGTTCTGACAATTATTGTATTCTTCAGAAATCTTGAACTCACCATTCTTACCATGTTCCCGATTGTTTTAACGGGTGTTGTAACCGCTGGAATTCTTTATTTCTTAGGATTGGAATTAAATATTTTCAGTACCGTAGTCTGTACACTGGTATTTGGAGTTGGGGATGATTTCAGTATTTTCCTGACCCAGGCGATGCAAAAAGAGCATACAACAGGCAAAAATGAATTACCTACCTACAGAACGTCCATTATTCTTGCTGTTTTCACCACCATTCTTTCGATTGGCTCCCTGATCTTTGCCAAGCATCCTGCGCTGCATTCTTTAGCATTAGTTGCCCTGATCGGAATGTTCTCCGTGATTATCATCACTTCTACCCTATATCCTTTCTGGTTCAGATTATTCATTACCAACCGGGCAAAGAAAGGTCTGTCGCCTATTACGCTCAGGTTATTTTTACGGGCTATATTTTCATTTTTATATTACGGATTGGGTGGATTGATATTTTCTGCTTTCGGAAGTTTATTTATTAAAAACTCCAAGGGAAGAACGTTAGATATTATCAAATTAATTCTCGCTAAGTTTTTGACATCAGTACTTTATTTAACCCCTTTTGTAAAGAAAAGAGTGATTAAAAATCCGTCAGAAGACTTCAGCAAACCGGCTGTCATCATTGCCAATCATACGTCTTTCTTAGATACGCTGGCGATTGCAATGGCTACCCACAAAATCATCTATCTGGTCAATGACTGGGTATATGAATCTCCTGTTTTTGGAAAACTGGTAAAAGCACTTGGCTTTTATCCCGTTTCACAGGGAATTGAAAATGGAATGGATAAGCTGAAAGAAAAAATTGCACAGGGATATTCTTTGGTTGTTTTCCCTGAAGCAGAACGTTCTTATACCAATGATGTCAAAAGATTCCATAAAGGAGCATTCTACCTTGCTGAGCAATTTGGTCTGGATGTTCTTCCACTTTATATCCACGGAAATTCTGAAGTATTACCGAAAGGAGATTTCATTATCTATGACGGAAGTATTACCGTAAAAGTAGGCAACAGAATAAGTAAAGACGATATGAGCTTCGGCAAAAACTATTCTGAAAGAACAAAGAAGATCAATGCTTATTTCAGAGAAGAGTTTGCAACACTAAGAGAAGAGATTGAGGATGAGAATTATTTTAAAAAGAAACTGTTCCTGAGCTACCTTTATAAAGACAGTGAAGTGGTAAATGAAGTAAAAGAAGACTTCAACACCAAAAAATCAGTATATTTCGAACTGAATAAGCATATTTCCAATGAAGCCAATATCCTTCACATGGCAGATGACTTCGGACAGAAAGATGTATTATTGACTTTATATCAGGCCAGCCGAAGAATTTTTTCTCTGATACAAAGTGATGAAAAAAGAGCAATTGCTGCGCACAGCTATCTGGTAAAAAGAAGAAAGATACAGTATATAAAAGACCTTTCGGAAGTGTCTAAAAAGATTGATGTTCTTTTGATCTCCCATGATCATTTCAGCTTTAATGAGATTCAGGTTCTTCCCGAGACCATCATTTTTGTCGACACAAAGAATGCTTCGTTTGAAAACGATAATTATACACTGGAATTTAGTTCTGAATCATTAAAAGTATTTAAAACTAAATAA
- a CDS encoding ABC transporter ATP-binding protein → MAENMIEIKNLYKKYKNSDEFSVNDISLNINKDEIYGILGPNGAGKTTLISMLSGLIKPTSGQFTINGLSPQKEGFKIRQIIGIVPQEYALYPTLTAKENLMFFGSLYGLKHNQLKKVIDESLEIMGLSKFANKQVGQFSGGMKRRCNLIAGTLHNPKVLFLDEPTVGVDVQSKKAIIDYLLDLNKQGTCIIYTSHHLSEAEEFCTKIAIIDHGKIHAVGTPEELVNRVASAENLEDVFISLTGKELRDVVV, encoded by the coding sequence ATGGCAGAAAATATGATTGAGATCAAAAACTTATATAAGAAATACAAAAATTCTGATGAGTTTTCTGTAAATGATATTTCCCTGAATATCAATAAAGATGAAATTTATGGAATTCTCGGACCTAATGGTGCTGGGAAAACAACGCTGATTTCTATGCTTTCAGGATTGATAAAGCCAACCTCGGGACAATTCACCATCAATGGTTTATCTCCACAAAAAGAGGGTTTTAAAATTAGACAGATTATTGGAATTGTACCTCAGGAATATGCTCTATATCCTACTCTTACCGCTAAAGAAAACCTAATGTTCTTTGGAAGTCTGTATGGTTTGAAGCACAACCAGCTTAAAAAAGTAATTGATGAATCTCTGGAAATTATGGGGCTTTCAAAATTTGCCAATAAACAGGTAGGACAGTTTTCAGGAGGAATGAAACGTCGCTGCAACCTTATCGCAGGAACACTTCACAATCCTAAAGTCTTATTCCTGGATGAACCCACTGTAGGAGTTGATGTTCAGTCTAAAAAAGCAATTATTGACTATCTTTTAGATTTAAATAAACAGGGAACCTGCATTATTTATACTTCCCATCACCTTTCGGAAGCGGAAGAGTTCTGTACAAAAATTGCCATTATCGACCACGGAAAAATTCATGCAGTAGGAACACCTGAAGAATTGGTAAACAGAGTAGCAAGCGCAGAAAACCTTGAAGATGTTTTCATTTCATTAACCGGAAAAGAATTAAGAGATGTTGTTGTATAA
- a CDS encoding beta-ketoacyl-ACP synthase III, whose translation MYDVFITKASKYLPNEPVANDEMETYLGLINDAPSKAKSLILRNNKITTRYYALDKEGNPTHSNAQLTAKAIEGLFDENFKKEDMKLLSVGTTSPDQIQPSHASMVHGELNIGKSIEINTSTGLCNSGMNALNYGFLSVKAGVQESAVCAGSERMSAWMTADKFNHEAENLKLLEERPIIAFKREFLRWMLSDGAGAFLLQNKPRETGISLKVEFIDFYSYAHEIEACMYAGCDKLEDGSLKSWSDYPSDEWLKQSIFAIKQDTKILDKYILVKGAESLRSSFDKHNLDPEKIDHVLAHISSGYFKDGLKEEFAKKGMDFPAEKWFYNLSEVGNIGAGSIFIALEELMNSGTLKKGEKVLLCVPESGRFAYSCALLTVC comes from the coding sequence ATGTACGACGTATTTATAACAAAAGCATCAAAATACTTACCCAATGAGCCGGTAGCGAATGATGAAATGGAGACTTATCTTGGGCTTATCAATGATGCGCCATCTAAAGCAAAATCACTTATCCTAAGAAATAATAAAATCACAACAAGATACTACGCTTTAGACAAAGAAGGAAACCCTACGCACTCTAATGCGCAGCTTACTGCAAAAGCAATTGAAGGACTTTTTGATGAGAATTTCAAAAAGGAAGATATGAAATTATTATCCGTAGGAACTACTTCACCAGACCAGATACAGCCTTCTCACGCTTCTATGGTACATGGTGAACTGAATATCGGAAAATCTATTGAGATTAATACTTCAACCGGCCTTTGCAACTCAGGAATGAATGCCCTGAACTATGGATTCCTTTCTGTAAAAGCTGGTGTGCAGGAAAGTGCTGTATGCGCAGGTTCCGAAAGAATGTCTGCATGGATGACTGCTGACAAATTCAACCACGAGGCTGAAAATTTAAAATTACTGGAAGAAAGACCTATCATTGCTTTCAAAAGAGAATTCCTGAGATGGATGCTTTCTGACGGTGCAGGTGCTTTCTTGTTGCAAAACAAACCGAGAGAAACCGGTATTTCATTAAAAGTAGAATTCATTGATTTCTATTCTTATGCACACGAAATTGAAGCATGTATGTATGCGGGATGTGACAAACTTGAAGACGGAAGCCTGAAATCATGGTCAGATTACCCTTCTGATGAATGGTTGAAGCAATCTATCTTTGCCATCAAACAGGATACTAAAATCCTTGATAAATATATCCTTGTAAAAGGAGCGGAAAGTCTAAGATCTTCTTTTGACAAACATAATTTAGATCCTGAAAAAATCGACCATGTATTAGCTCATATTTCATCAGGATATTTCAAAGACGGACTGAAGGAAGAGTTTGCTAAAAAAGGAATGGATTTCCCGGCAGAAAAATGGTTCTATAATCTTTCTGAGGTTGGAAACATCGGAGCTGGATCTATATTTATTGCCCTTGAAGAACTTATGAATTCCGGGACATTGAAAAAAGGAGAAAAAGTACTTCTTTGTGTTCCTGAAAGTGGAAGATTCGCTTACTCTTGTGCTTTACTAACAGTTTGCTAA
- a CDS encoding acyl-CoA thioesterase yields the protein MQSKENILTCTEEVRVRFNETDPLGIVWHGHYIVYFEDGREAFGREHGLTYLDIQNAGYVTPIVKSTCEHFLPLKYGETFRIVTTYVNSISAKLIYRYEIFNKEDQLVCSGETIQVFLDSNGSLCLYNPEFFQNWKDKMGLS from the coding sequence ATGCAGTCTAAAGAAAATATATTAACCTGTACTGAAGAAGTAAGAGTACGATTCAATGAGACAGATCCATTGGGAATTGTCTGGCATGGACACTATATCGTGTATTTTGAAGATGGAAGAGAAGCTTTTGGCCGTGAGCATGGCTTAACCTATCTTGATATTCAGAATGCAGGATATGTGACACCCATTGTAAAAAGTACCTGCGAACATTTTCTTCCTTTAAAATATGGAGAAACCTTCAGAATTGTAACAACGTACGTAAATTCGATATCTGCCAAGCTGATATACAGATATGAAATCTTCAACAAAGAAGATCAATTGGTTTGCAGTGGAGAAACAATTCAGGTATTTCTGGACAGTAACGGAAGCTTATGCCTGTACAACCCGGAGTTTTTTCAAAACTGGAAAGATAAAATGGGATTATCATGA
- a CDS encoding BtrH N-terminal domain-containing protein, with the protein MKLNFEHHQTAHCENGVASNLLLNKGLKLSEPMIFGIGSGLFFVYLPFLKVNFAPGFSYRPMPGAIFSKAAKRLGIKIKREKFSNPKDAQKALERNLEQNIPTGLQVGVFNLTYFPEEYKFHFNAHNLVVYGKEDGKFLISDPVMDYTTSLSEAELEKVRYAKGALPPKGHMYYPIYVPENVNLEEAIKKGIKDTCKNMLAPVPLIGVKAMRWVAKSIPKWAEKKGTKVTNHYLGQLIRMQEEIGTGGGGFRFIYGAFLQEASVILKNDELKELSKEITSIGDLWRDFAVDIARVYKNRNSKSNIYNELSKTMLHIADLEEAFYKKLRKAI; encoded by the coding sequence ATGAAATTAAACTTTGAACACCATCAGACTGCGCATTGCGAAAACGGTGTTGCTTCTAATCTACTGCTTAATAAAGGCTTAAAACTAAGTGAGCCTATGATTTTCGGAATTGGTTCCGGACTATTTTTTGTCTATCTCCCTTTTTTAAAGGTGAATTTTGCGCCGGGCTTCAGCTATCGTCCGATGCCGGGTGCTATTTTCAGTAAAGCAGCCAAAAGATTAGGAATTAAAATCAAAAGAGAAAAATTCTCAAACCCTAAAGACGCCCAAAAAGCTCTAGAAAGAAATCTGGAACAAAATATCCCTACAGGACTTCAGGTAGGAGTTTTCAACCTTACCTACTTTCCTGAAGAATATAAATTCCACTTCAATGCCCACAATCTTGTGGTATACGGAAAAGAGGACGGAAAATTCCTTATCAGCGACCCTGTAATGGATTATACAACATCCCTTTCCGAAGCAGAACTGGAAAAAGTAAGATATGCAAAAGGAGCGCTTCCTCCGAAAGGACATATGTACTATCCTATTTATGTTCCGGAAAATGTAAACCTTGAAGAAGCCATTAAAAAAGGAATTAAAGACACCTGCAAAAATATGCTGGCACCGGTACCGCTTATCGGCGTAAAAGCCATGAGATGGGTAGCAAAGAGCATCCCGAAGTGGGCCGAAAAGAAGGGAACAAAAGTGACCAACCATTATTTGGGCCAACTGATCAGAATGCAGGAAGAAATCGGGACCGGAGGCGGAGGTTTCAGATTCATCTATGGAGCATTTCTTCAGGAAGCTTCTGTTATTCTTAAAAACGATGAACTCAAGGAATTATCAAAAGAAATCACTTCCATTGGTGACCTGTGGAGAGATTTTGCTGTAGATATTGCGAGAGTTTACAAAAACAGAAACTCAAAAAGCAATATTTATAACGAACTTTCTAAAACGATGCTGCACATTGCAGATTTAGAAGAAGCTTTTTATAAAAAACTGAGAAAAGCGATCTGA
- a CDS encoding dialkylrecorsinol condensing enzyme DarA, protein MKKNILVIYYSQTGQLEDIVRNIAKPFEAKKEAYDITYYNIQLKEDFPFPWPGDVFFNTFPESYLQIPKEILPPSEEILNKKYDLILFGYQVWYLTPSIPIISFLKSGYAQRILKDAPVVTISGTRNMWMLSQEKLKVYLRDLQAKLVGNIALVDRHDNYTSVLTILRWLTTGQKEKSGMLPAAGVSDEEITGSVKYGEIIERHFNNNDLNNLQPDLVKNGAIEIRAFLVRVEKVGNKIFTVWSNLIIKKKEKRPLLIKFFKVYLMAAIWIISPVVLVLHLLTTPIFWFKRQKQKRYLQGINLK, encoded by the coding sequence ATGAAGAAAAATATACTTGTCATATATTATTCACAAACCGGACAACTCGAAGATATCGTGAGAAACATAGCCAAACCTTTTGAAGCTAAAAAGGAGGCTTATGATATTACATATTACAACATTCAGCTAAAGGAAGATTTTCCTTTTCCCTGGCCAGGTGATGTTTTTTTCAATACATTCCCAGAGTCTTATTTACAGATTCCAAAAGAAATTCTTCCTCCTTCGGAAGAAATTCTGAACAAAAAGTACGACCTTATTCTTTTCGGATATCAGGTATGGTATCTCACACCATCCATTCCTATTATTTCATTTTTAAAGAGTGGTTATGCACAACGCATTCTTAAAGATGCGCCTGTAGTCACCATCTCCGGAACCAGAAATATGTGGATGCTCTCCCAGGAGAAATTAAAGGTATACTTAAGAGATTTACAAGCTAAACTTGTAGGGAATATTGCACTGGTAGACAGGCATGACAATTATACGAGTGTTTTGACTATTCTACGATGGCTTACAACGGGGCAGAAAGAAAAATCAGGGATGCTTCCCGCTGCAGGGGTTTCTGATGAAGAAATCACGGGCTCAGTAAAGTATGGCGAGATTATTGAAAGACATTTTAATAATAATGACCTTAATAATTTGCAGCCGGACCTTGTTAAAAACGGTGCCATTGAAATCCGTGCGTTTTTGGTACGGGTAGAAAAGGTAGGAAATAAAATTTTCACCGTATGGTCTAACCTGATTATCAAGAAAAAAGAGAAACGCCCATTGCTGATAAAATTCTTTAAGGTATATTTGATGGCAGCGATATGGATTATCTCACCTGTCGTTTTGGTTTTACACCTGCTTACAACCCCTATATTTTGGTTTAAAAGACAAAAACAAAAAAGATATTTACAAGGAATTAATTTAAAATAG